TCGGTGAAATCCCACCTCGACTTGGCCGGCAGCTTGGAGCAAAAGCACTGGGTGTAATTCCATCTGGGAACACTTTAGTGTTCGTGAGAAATGTGGGTAATTCATGTCAAGGAGTTGGAGGTTTATTGGAATTTGCTGGTATCAGACCAGAAAGATTTATGCAGGTCCCGACACTGAAGACTTGTGATTTCACAAGATTGTATACAGGACCAGTCCTGAGCCTTTTTACGCAGTACCAAACACTGGAGTATCTGGATCTTTCTTACAACGAGCTTCGAGGGAAGATCCCAGATGAAATGGGGGAAATGATAGCTTTGCAAGTTCTTGTGTTAGCACATAACCAGCTATCTGGAGAGATTCCTCCATCACTTGGTCAGCTCAAGAATTTGGGAGTTTTTGATGCATCACATAACAGATTGCAAGGCCAAATCCCAGATTCATTCTCAATGTTGTCTTTCTTGGTGCAAATTGATCTGTCCTATAATGAATTAACAGGGGAAATTCCACAGAGAGGGCAACTCAGTACACTTCCTGCGTCACAGTATTCACACAATCCAGGACTTTGTGGGGTTCCATTGACTGATTGCCACGGCGGGAATGGTCAAGCAACATCAAGTCCGACTGTGGATGGCGGCAGAGGAGGCCGGAAGAATGCAGCTTCTTCATGGGCTAATAGCATCGTTTTAGGAATCCTTATTTCCGTGGCATCTCTATGCATTTTGATTGTGTGGGCTGTAGCAATGCGAGTGAAGCATAAGGAAGCAGAGGAAGTGAAGATGCTTAATAGTTTGCAGGCATCCCATGCAGCCACAACATGGAAGATTGACAAAGAGAAGGAGCCACTGAGCATCAATGTAGCTACTTTCCAGAGGCAGCTAAGAAAGCTCAAGTTCTCCCAACTAATTGAGGCTACAAATGGCTTCTCTCAAGCAAGTCTTATTGGCTGTGGTGGGTTTGGAGAGGTGTTCAAAGCCACATTGAAGGATGGATCAAGTGTTGCAATCAAGAAGCTCATAAGATTGAGCTGCCAGGGAGACCGAGAATTCATGGCTGAAATGGAAACTCTAGGGAAGATAAAGCATAGAAACCTTGTCCCTCTGCTGGGTTACTGCAAGATTGGTGAGGAAAGACTACTTGTGTATGAGTTCATGGAGTTTGGAAGCCTGGATGAGATGCTCCATGGAAAAGTAAGAACACGAGATAGGCGAATTCTAACTTGGGATGAAAGGAAAAAGATTGCAAGAGGTGCAGCCAAGGGACTCTGTTTCCTACACCACAACTGCATCCCACACATAATTCACCGAGACATGAAATCAAGCAATGTGCTCCTGGACCATGAATTGGAAGCAAGAGTTTCAGATTTTGGAATGGCAAGGCTCATAAACGCACTTGACACTCATCTTAGCGTAAGCACACTGGCAGGAACACCTGGGTATGTCCCACCTGAGTACTACCAAAGCTTCAGGTGCACTGCAAAAGGGGATGTGTATTCATTTGGGGTTGTTCTATTAGAACTCCTGACAGGAAAACGCCCAACGGATAAGGATGATTTTGGTGACACTAACTTGGTGGGTTGGGTGAAAATGAAGGTAAGCGAACAGAAACAAATGGAAGTGATAGACCCTGAATTGCTTTCTGTCACTAAAGGAACTGATGAAGCTGAAGCAGAAGaagttaaagaaatggctaggtaCTTGGAGATTACATTGCAGTGTGTTGATGACTTCCCTTCCAAGAGACCAAACATGTTGCAAGTGGTGGCCTTGTTGAGAGAGCTGATGCCTGGATCAGCCAATGGAAGCGGCAACAGCGGTTG
The Hevea brasiliensis isolate MT/VB/25A 57/8 chromosome 15, ASM3005281v1, whole genome shotgun sequence genome window above contains:
- the LOC110668906 gene encoding serine/threonine-protein kinase BRI1-like 2; protein product: MESKPVQLFHDLVLALLLFSVLASVSIAEQGVGTSIKTDAAGLLLFKKLIQKDPNGVLSGWKLNRSPCAWYGVTCSFGRVTQLDLTGGNLVGVISFDPLTSLDILSSLKLSSNLFTVNSTSLLHLPYALQFLELSSAGLVGVVPKNFFSKNPNLVYVNLSHNNLTGFLPDDLLSNSDKLQTLDLSYNNFTGSISGLKIENSCNSLSQLDLSGNYLVDSIPPSLSNCTNLKTLNLSANMLTGEIPRSFGELSGLQRLDLSHNHLTGWIPSELTNACGSLLELKLSFNNISGSIPVSFSSCSLLQLLDLSNNNISGPFPDSILQNLNSLERLLLSYNIISGSFPASISYCKNLRIVDFSSNKVSGIIPPDICPGAASLEELRMPDNVIVGEIPSQLSQCFKLKTLDFSINYLNGSIPPELGKLENLEQLIAWYNGLEGRIPPELGKCSNLKDLILNNNHLTGEIPVELFSCSNLEWISLTSNRITGKIPQEFGLLSRLVVLQLGNNTLSGEIPTELSNCSSLVWLDLGSNRLIGEIPPRLGRQLGAKALGVIPSGNTLVFVRNVGNSCQGVGGLLEFAGIRPERFMQVPTLKTCDFTRLYTGPVLSLFTQYQTLEYLDLSYNELRGKIPDEMGEMIALQVLVLAHNQLSGEIPPSLGQLKNLGVFDASHNRLQGQIPDSFSMLSFLVQIDLSYNELTGEIPQRGQLSTLPASQYSHNPGLCGVPLTDCHGGNGQATSSPTVDGGRGGRKNAASSWANSIVLGILISVASLCILIVWAVAMRVKHKEAEEVKMLNSLQASHAATTWKIDKEKEPLSINVATFQRQLRKLKFSQLIEATNGFSQASLIGCGGFGEVFKATLKDGSSVAIKKLIRLSCQGDREFMAEMETLGKIKHRNLVPLLGYCKIGEERLLVYEFMEFGSLDEMLHGKVRTRDRRILTWDERKKIARGAAKGLCFLHHNCIPHIIHRDMKSSNVLLDHELEARVSDFGMARLINALDTHLSVSTLAGTPGYVPPEYYQSFRCTAKGDVYSFGVVLLELLTGKRPTDKDDFGDTNLVGWVKMKVSEQKQMEVIDPELLSVTKGTDEAEAEEVKEMARYLEITLQCVDDFPSKRPNMLQVVALLRELMPGSANGSGNSG